The Girardinichthys multiradiatus isolate DD_20200921_A chromosome Y, DD_fGirMul_XY1, whole genome shotgun sequence genome has a window encoding:
- the LOC124864387 gene encoding 40S ribosomal protein S2, whose protein sequence is MADDAGGRGGFRGGFGAGGRGRGRGRGRGRGRGRGARGGKSEDKEWFPVTKLGRLVKDMKIKTLEEIYLYSLPIKESEIIDFFLGSGLKDEVLKIMPVQKQTRAGQRTRFKAFVAIGDYNGHVGLGVKCSKEVATAIRGAIILAKLSIVPVRRGYWGNKIGKPHTVPCKVTGRCGSVLVRLIPAPRGTGIVSAPVPKKLLMMAGIDDCYTSARGCTATLGNFAKATFDAISKTYSYLTPDLWKETIFTKSPYQEFTDHLAKTHTKVSVQRGQTVPAPTS, encoded by the exons ATGGCGGACGACGCCGGTGGTAGAGGAGGTTTTCGCGGAGGTTTTGGCGCAGGTGGCCGCGGTCGTGGCCGTGGACGCGGCAGAGGTCGTGGAAGGGGCCGCGGTGCTCGGGGTGGCAAGTCCGAAGACAAGGAg TGGTTCCCCGTCACCAAGCTGGGCCGCCTTGTTAAGGACATGAAGATCAAGACCCTGGAGGAAATCTATCTGTACTCTCTGCCCATCAAG gagTCTGAGATCATTGACTTCTTCCTGGGTTCAGGTCTGAAAGATGAGGTCCTTAAGATCATGCCTGTCCAAAAGCAGACTAGGGCTGGTCAGCGCACAAGGTTTAAG GCCTTTGTTGCCATTGGTGATTACAACGGCCATGTTGGTCTGGGGGTGAAGTGCTCCAAGGAGGTAGCCACAGCCATCCGCGGAGCCATCATCCTGGCCAAGCTGTCAATCGTTCCAGTCAGAAGGGGTTACTGGGGTAACAAGATTGGCAAACCCCACACTGTGCCCTGCAAGGTGACGGGCCGCTGTGGCTCTGTACTGGTGCGTCTTATCCCGGCTCCCCGCGGTACTGGAATCGTGTCCGCCCCTGTGCCCAAAAAGCTTCTCATGATGGCTGGTATTGATGACTGCTACACCTCTGCCAGGGGCTGCACCGCCACCCTCGGCAACTTTG CTAAGGCCACCTTTGATGCCATCTCAAAGACCTACAGCTACCTGACCCCTGATTTGTGGAAAGAGACAATTTTCACAAAGTCTCCATACCAG gagTTCACTGACCATCTGGCCAAGACTCACACCAAGGTGTCTGTGCAGAGGGGCCAGACTGTGCCAGCTCCTACCTCCTAA